From the Sphingomonas suaedae genome, one window contains:
- a CDS encoding alpha/beta fold hydrolase, translated as MREDLLILPGLMCDAGMFAATLAALPQARAIDDHYGGADAIGVMAEHVLASAPDCFALIGHSMGARVALEVIARAPDRVTRLMIADTGVHGVREGEAESRYALRDLGRREGFDRLVDAWLPPMVGEGARADAALMAALRAMCLRAGQAVFEAQTEALLHRPDTDAVLQAVACPVTVVVGDEDQWSSVAQHEAIAARIAGAVLHVIPGAGHMAPAEKPEAFNALIREWLDVPAIPSTT; from the coding sequence TTGCGCGAAGACCTGCTGATCCTGCCAGGATTGATGTGCGACGCGGGCATGTTTGCGGCGACGCTCGCGGCGTTGCCGCAGGCGCGCGCGATCGACGACCATTATGGCGGTGCGGACGCTATCGGGGTGATGGCGGAGCATGTCTTGGCCTCAGCGCCGGACTGCTTCGCACTGATCGGACATTCGATGGGCGCGCGCGTCGCACTGGAGGTGATCGCGCGCGCACCCGATCGCGTCACCCGGCTGATGATCGCCGACACCGGCGTGCATGGCGTGCGTGAGGGCGAAGCTGAAAGCCGCTATGCGCTGCGCGACCTCGGTCGCCGCGAGGGGTTCGACCGGCTTGTCGATGCCTGGCTACCGCCGATGGTCGGGGAAGGCGCGCGCGCCGATGCGGCGCTGATGGCGGCGCTGCGGGCAATGTGCCTGCGCGCTGGGCAAGCGGTGTTCGAGGCGCAGACTGAGGCGCTGTTGCACCGCCCCGACACCGACGCCGTGCTACAGGCAGTCGCCTGTCCCGTGACCGTGGTGGTCGGTGACGAGGATCAATGGTCCAGCGTCGCCCAGCACGAAGCGATCGCGGCGCGGATCGCAGGCGCCGTGCTCCATGTCATTCCCGGGGCCGGGCATATGGCACCCGCCGAGAAGCCCGAAGCCTTCAACGCCCTGATCCGGGAATGGCTGGATGTCCCTGCCATCCCTTCCACGACCTGA
- the purU gene encoding formyltetrahydrofolate deformylase, with the protein MTETCTITLHCTDRQGIVAAVAGFLTQSECNIVESQQYNDAITGGFFMRTVFDAPAADVAAIEGRFAELAANWAMEWKFRVNSRPTRVLLMVSKFDHCLGDLLYRRRIGELKMDVVGIVSNHPRAALATSMIGDIPYHHLPITPDTKPEQEAAIKAIVTQTGAELVVLARYMQILSDDLAAFLSGRCINIHHSFLPGFKGAKPYHQAYRRGVKMIGATAHYVTADLDEGPIIHQDVEAISHADIPDDLVRKGRDIERRVLATAVHYHLDDRVLLNGARTVIFKA; encoded by the coding sequence ATGACCGAGACCTGCACCATCACGCTCCACTGCACCGACCGGCAGGGCATCGTCGCCGCAGTGGCAGGGTTCCTCACCCAGTCGGAGTGCAACATCGTCGAATCGCAGCAATATAATGACGCGATCACCGGCGGCTTCTTCATGCGCACCGTGTTCGACGCCCCGGCGGCTGATGTCGCCGCGATCGAGGGTCGCTTTGCCGAGCTTGCCGCAAATTGGGCCATGGAGTGGAAGTTCCGGGTCAATTCGCGCCCGACCCGCGTGCTGCTGATGGTGTCGAAGTTCGATCATTGCCTGGGCGACCTTCTCTATCGCCGCCGCATTGGCGAGTTGAAGATGGACGTCGTGGGCATTGTCTCCAACCATCCGCGCGCCGCGCTGGCGACGTCGATGATCGGCGATATTCCCTATCACCATCTCCCGATCACCCCGGACACCAAGCCCGAGCAGGAGGCAGCGATCAAGGCGATCGTCACACAGACCGGCGCCGAACTCGTCGTGCTGGCGCGCTATATGCAGATCCTGTCCGACGATCTCGCCGCATTCCTCTCGGGCCGGTGCATCAACATCCACCACAGCTTCCTGCCCGGCTTCAAAGGCGCAAAACCCTATCATCAAGCCTATCGGCGCGGGGTGAAAATGATCGGCGCGACCGCGCATTATGTGACCGCCGACCTCGATGAAGGTCCGATCATCCATCAGGATGTCGAGGCGATCTCGCACGCCGACATCCCCGACGATCTGGTGCGCAAGGGCCGCGACATCGAACGCCGCGTGCTGGCGACCGCGGTTCATTATCATCTCGACGATCGCGTACTGCTCAACGGCGCACGCACCGTCATTTTCAAGGCATAA
- the nth gene encoding endonuclease III: MKKADIFAFFERLAAANPHPETELESVNDYTLLVAVVLSAQATDAGVNKATRRLFAAVDTPEKMVALGEDGLKEHINTIGLFNSKAKNVIALSETLIAEHGSQVPEDRDALEKLPGVGRKTANVVMNVAFGHETFAVDTHLFRVGNRTGLARGKTPLAVEKKLEASVPQPFRLHAHHWLILHGRYICKARTPECWRCPVMDLCAYKPKTPAPRAGKTAII, from the coding sequence TTGAAGAAGGCGGATATATTCGCTTTTTTCGAGCGGTTGGCTGCCGCCAATCCGCACCCCGAAACCGAACTCGAATCGGTCAACGACTATACGTTGCTCGTCGCCGTGGTGCTGTCGGCCCAGGCGACCGATGCCGGGGTGAACAAGGCGACCAGGCGCCTGTTCGCCGCAGTCGATACGCCCGAAAAGATGGTCGCGCTGGGCGAGGATGGGCTGAAGGAACACATCAACACGATCGGCCTGTTCAACAGCAAGGCGAAGAACGTCATCGCCCTGAGCGAGACGCTGATCGCCGAGCATGGCAGCCAGGTACCCGAGGATCGCGATGCGCTGGAGAAGCTCCCCGGCGTCGGACGCAAGACCGCGAACGTCGTGATGAACGTTGCGTTCGGGCATGAGACCTTCGCGGTCGACACGCATCTGTTCCGCGTCGGCAACCGCACCGGCCTTGCACGCGGCAAGACCCCGCTGGCGGTCGAGAAAAAGCTGGAGGCAAGCGTGCCGCAGCCGTTTCGCCTTCACGCCCATCACTGGCTGATCCTGCACGGCCGCTATATCTGCAAGGCGCGCACCCCCGAATGCTGGCGCTGCCCCGTTATGGACCTGTGCGCCTACAAGCCAAAAACGCCCGCGCCCAGGGCCGGGAAAACAGCGATCATTTAG
- a CDS encoding methylenetetrahydrofolate reductase translates to MPPPLIHPNWSRPATSAIDGYSLEITAKDADALRAVASRIPAATPIAIAYLPGESLDARVRAAQTIRALGFEPMPHFSARRIESRDAFEAYLGAAVEQAGVQRCFVVAGDPSTPAGPFADSASLIATGAFERSGIRAIGVGGHPEGHPNMTEAECFAVLDGKCHEIERRGMAPLIVTQFGFDADAVVRWLGELRRRGIDAPVRLGVPGPAGIKTLMRYAALCGIGASTAVLRKYGLSLGNLIGTAGPDRLVATLEAGLTPDHGPVRLHFYPFGGLARTLDWIDGYARATGLDPSA, encoded by the coding sequence GTGCCCCCTCCCCTCATCCATCCCAACTGGTCGCGCCCCGCCACCTCGGCGATCGACGGCTATTCGCTCGAGATCACCGCCAAGGATGCCGACGCCCTGCGCGCCGTCGCCTCGCGTATCCCCGCGGCGACACCGATCGCCATCGCCTATCTGCCCGGCGAAAGCCTCGACGCACGGGTGCGTGCTGCCCAGACGATCCGCGCGCTGGGGTTTGAGCCGATGCCGCATTTTTCGGCGCGGCGGATCGAATCGCGCGATGCGTTCGAGGCATATCTGGGCGCCGCGGTCGAACAGGCCGGGGTGCAGCGTTGCTTCGTCGTCGCGGGCGACCCGTCCACTCCAGCCGGGCCGTTCGCGGACAGCGCGTCGCTGATCGCGACCGGCGCGTTCGAGCGCAGCGGCATCCGCGCGATCGGCGTCGGCGGGCATCCCGAGGGGCACCCCAACATGACCGAGGCCGAGTGTTTCGCGGTGCTCGACGGCAAATGCCATGAGATCGAACGGCGCGGCATGGCGCCGCTGATCGTCACGCAATTCGGCTTCGACGCCGACGCGGTGGTCCGCTGGCTCGGCGAACTGCGCCGCCGCGGGATCGACGCGCCGGTGCGGCTCGGTGTTCCCGGGCCAGCCGGGATCAAGACACTGATGCGCTATGCCGCGCTGTGCGGGATCGGTGCATCGACCGCGGTGCTGCGCAAATATGGCCTGTCGCTCGGCAATCTGATCGGCACGGCCGGGCCGGACCGGCTCGTCGCCACCCTGGAGGCCGGGTTGACGCCAGACCATGGACCGGTGCGGCTGCATTTCTACCCCTTTGGCGGGCTCGCGCGCACGCTCGACTGGATCGACGGCTATGCGCGGGCGACAGGACTGGACCCGAGCGCATGA
- the dapB gene encoding 4-hydroxy-tetrahydrodipicolinate reductase, translated as MTSIGIYGSLGRMGAAIRDIMAAQGVRYAGGADAGDDPANLARQADALVDFSTPVALAAHLAAARDAGTPMVIGTTGLSAADHELIDAAARDIAVLQTGNTSLGVVLLTRLVREAAARLGPDWDIEIVEAHHRHKLDAPSGTALMLGEAAAAGRGVSLGEVRVADRAGLSGARAEGTIGFASLRGGSIVGDHSVMLATEGERIELSHRAEDRAIFARGAVRAALWLADQPAGRYTMDAVLGL; from the coding sequence ATGACCAGCATCGGTATCTATGGCAGCCTTGGCCGGATGGGCGCGGCGATCCGGGACATCATGGCCGCACAGGGCGTCCGCTATGCAGGCGGGGCTGATGCCGGGGACGATCCCGCCAATCTGGCGCGACAGGCTGATGCGCTGGTCGATTTCTCGACGCCCGTGGCGCTCGCCGCGCATCTGGCGGCCGCGCGGGATGCAGGGACGCCGATGGTGATCGGCACCACTGGGCTGAGCGCGGCGGACCACGAACTGATCGACGCCGCCGCGCGCGACATTGCGGTGCTCCAGACCGGCAATACGTCGCTGGGCGTCGTACTGCTGACGCGGCTGGTCCGCGAGGCTGCGGCGCGGCTCGGCCCCGACTGGGATATCGAGATTGTCGAGGCGCACCACCGGCACAAGCTCGACGCGCCGTCCGGCACCGCGCTGATGCTGGGCGAGGCGGCGGCTGCGGGACGCGGCGTATCGCTGGGCGAGGTGCGTGTCGCTGACCGCGCCGGCCTGTCGGGTGCGCGGGCCGAGGGGACGATCGGCTTCGCCTCGCTGCGCGGCGGCAGCATCGTCGGCGATCACAGCGTGATGCTGGCGACCGAGGGCGAGCGGATCGAGCTGTCGCATCGCGCGGAGGATCGCGCGATCTTCGCCCGCGGTGCCGTGCGGGCGGCGTTGTGGCTCGCCGACCAGCCAGCCGGGCGCTACACGATGGATGCGGTACTCGGGCTTTGA
- a CDS encoding DUF3857 domain-containing transglutaminase family protein, which yields MGHWLGVLAIGAIWAAPALAQTDKVGRGPVPDWARPSDLIPVPAEPEGQIFVRRQDTIIHLDDAGQFQHNAYRIKILHANALRVGNIALSWSPASGTPVVHLIKVYRGDTVIDVLETASFDILRREDQLEAAQLNGILTAVLRVPDLRVGDELEVSLTLPGNDPTLGNANAGLLLLGPQPAAGRYRLGLNWTEKARPAIKMTPDMSAIVQQATGAVDFRFDNPEYLTPPKDSPPRYQWQRIVEYSDFADWAAISRHFAPLYATAAKLAKGSALTQEAARIAAAHSDPAERARAALKLVQQDVRYIYVGLNGGNLKPASAEETWQRRYGDCKGKTAMLLALLTELGIEAEVVLANNSGMDDGLDQRLPNPGMFDHVLIRARIGGVPHYLDGTLPPVAAPSIEPVLPYRWVLPLSSAGTSIERIAWRPAARPDEIVLYEIDAREGFDKPARITTTNISRGLKGLGEHAQLSGVTSRQLLDGLRQQMVGDTWQSIDDVRWHYDEKSQASVMTISGTGTVDWDNDGGGNRSLSLPGGGFNPPDKRVRAAEQDASIPFYTEPGFSCHVTTVRVPRTTKSSQWSFKSDFDTRFFGRNYYRAFELRDGAIRMVRGSRVETPEIDAARARADNARLPKFDNSMAWIYFDPAQEGEIAKRTRVPATFEIDWTADDVPCLHASTKR from the coding sequence GTGGGACATTGGCTTGGCGTGCTCGCCATCGGCGCAATCTGGGCAGCGCCCGCGCTGGCACAAACCGACAAGGTGGGCCGGGGTCCGGTACCGGACTGGGCCCGCCCCTCCGACCTGATCCCCGTTCCCGCCGAACCTGAGGGCCAGATCTTCGTCCGGCGTCAGGACACGATCATCCATCTCGACGATGCCGGCCAGTTCCAGCACAATGCCTATCGGATCAAAATCCTTCACGCCAATGCGCTTCGGGTCGGCAATATTGCCCTGTCATGGAGCCCGGCGTCCGGCACCCCGGTCGTCCATCTGATCAAGGTCTATCGCGGCGACACCGTCATCGATGTGCTGGAGACCGCGTCGTTCGATATTCTGCGCCGGGAGGATCAGCTCGAAGCTGCCCAGCTCAACGGCATCCTGACCGCAGTGCTGCGCGTGCCCGATTTGCGCGTCGGCGACGAGCTGGAAGTCAGCCTCACGCTTCCCGGAAACGACCCGACGCTGGGGAATGCGAATGCCGGACTGCTGCTCCTCGGCCCGCAGCCGGCGGCGGGACGCTATCGGCTGGGACTGAACTGGACCGAAAAGGCACGCCCGGCGATCAAGATGACGCCGGACATGTCGGCCATCGTGCAACAGGCGACCGGGGCCGTCGACTTCCGGTTCGACAATCCGGAATACCTGACCCCACCCAAGGATTCCCCGCCCCGCTATCAGTGGCAGCGCATTGTCGAATATTCCGACTTCGCCGATTGGGCCGCGATTTCCCGGCATTTCGCGCCGCTCTACGCCACAGCGGCCAAGCTCGCGAAAGGCTCGGCGCTCACGCAGGAAGCCGCCCGGATCGCCGCCGCGCACAGCGACCCCGCGGAACGCGCGCGCGCGGCGCTCAAGCTGGTGCAGCAGGATGTGCGCTACATCTATGTCGGCTTGAACGGCGGGAATCTGAAACCGGCGTCCGCGGAGGAAACATGGCAACGCCGCTATGGCGATTGCAAGGGCAAGACAGCAATGCTGCTCGCCCTGCTCACCGAACTGGGCATCGAGGCGGAGGTCGTCCTCGCGAACAATAGCGGGATGGATGACGGGCTGGATCAACGGCTGCCGAACCCCGGCATGTTCGACCATGTTCTCATTCGCGCGCGGATCGGCGGCGTGCCGCATTATCTGGACGGCACGCTCCCACCGGTGGCGGCCCCCTCGATCGAGCCCGTGCTGCCCTATCGATGGGTTCTTCCGCTATCGAGCGCCGGAACCTCGATCGAACGAATTGCATGGCGCCCCGCCGCACGTCCCGATGAGATCGTGCTGTACGAGATCGACGCGCGGGAGGGGTTCGACAAACCGGCGCGCATCACCACCACGAACATCAGCCGCGGGCTGAAGGGTCTGGGAGAGCATGCCCAGCTATCCGGGGTGACCTCGCGCCAGCTGCTCGACGGCCTGCGCCAGCAAATGGTCGGCGACACCTGGCAAAGCATCGACGACGTGCGCTGGCACTATGATGAAAAAAGCCAGGCGAGCGTCATGACCATTAGCGGCACAGGTACGGTGGATTGGGACAATGACGGCGGCGGAAATCGCTCGCTGTCATTGCCCGGCGGCGGGTTCAATCCGCCGGACAAGCGTGTCCGCGCCGCCGAGCAGGACGCGTCCATTCCCTTTTACACCGAACCCGGCTTCAGCTGCCATGTCACCACGGTGCGGGTGCCGCGCACCACCAAGAGCAGCCAATGGTCCTTCAAGAGCGATTTCGACACGCGGTTCTTCGGGCGCAATTATTACCGCGCATTCGAATTGCGCGACGGCGCCATCCGGATGGTTCGGGGAAGCCGTGTCGAAACGCCCGAAATCGACGCGGCGCGCGCACGTGCGGACAATGCCCGGTTGCCCAAGTTCGACAACAGTATGGCCTGGATCTATTTCGACCCGGCTCAGGAGGGCGAGATCGCCAAGCGCACGCGGGTGCCGGCGACGTTCGAAATCGACTGGACGGCAGACGACGTCCCCTGCCTGCACGCATCGACGAAACGGTAG
- a CDS encoding class III extradiol dioxygenase subunit beta, with protein MARITAGVTTSHVPAIGAALDNGKTAEPYWAPIFDGYAPSRAWMAEAAPEVVILVFNDHATSLMLDVVPTFAIGCADAYTPADEGWGPRPVPVVEGHAELSAHIAQSLILDEFDMTLINAMDVDHGLTVPLSLMFGAVDRWPVRVVPIMVNVTQFPPPSGDRCWRLGEALARAVASFPQDLRVQVWGTGGMSHQIQGPRAGLINRAFDTDFLDRMVGDPQSLRGITHLDYLREAGSEGIELITWLIMRGALGEGAVERHRFYHVPASNTAVGHLVLENV; from the coding sequence ATGGCCCGGATTACCGCAGGCGTCACCACCAGCCACGTACCCGCAATCGGCGCGGCACTGGACAATGGCAAGACGGCGGAACCCTATTGGGCACCGATTTTCGATGGCTACGCGCCCAGCCGCGCCTGGATGGCCGAGGCGGCACCCGAGGTCGTCATTCTGGTGTTCAACGATCACGCGACCAGCCTGATGCTCGACGTCGTGCCGACCTTTGCGATCGGGTGCGCCGACGCCTACACCCCTGCCGACGAAGGCTGGGGGCCGCGCCCCGTGCCGGTCGTCGAAGGACATGCGGAACTGTCGGCGCATATCGCGCAGAGCCTGATTCTCGACGAATTCGACATGACCCTCATCAACGCGATGGATGTCGATCACGGCCTGACCGTGCCGCTGTCGCTGATGTTCGGCGCGGTGGACCGCTGGCCGGTGCGCGTGGTGCCGATCATGGTCAACGTCACGCAATTCCCGCCGCCCTCTGGCGACCGGTGCTGGCGGCTCGGCGAAGCGCTGGCCCGCGCCGTTGCCAGCTTCCCGCAGGATCTGCGGGTTCAGGTTTGGGGCACGGGCGGGATGAGCCACCAGATCCAGGGACCGCGCGCGGGCCTCATCAACCGCGCGTTCGACACTGACTTTCTCGACCGCATGGTTGGCGATCCGCAATCGCTGCGCGGGATCACCCATCTCGACTATCTGCGCGAGGCGGGCAGCGAGGGAATCGAACTGATCACCTGGCTCATCATGCGCGGCGCGCTGGGCGAGGGCGCGGTCGAGCGGCACCGTTTCTACCACGTTCCCGCTTCCAATACCGCGGTCGGGCATCTGGTGCTCGAGAACGTCTGA
- the rpoN gene encoding RNA polymerase factor sigma-54, protein MSLAPRLDLRQSQSLVMTPQLQQAIKLLALSNLEIETFIAEELEKNPLLDATRSDDERGDIDTPEPTDPVVERDGPADSSELIAAGDATGEAALDVDLTAETFHHDSPSDSVGGLDGGLGMSGTGAGGAEDGADFDSFSAPDLNLADHLTAQIGAVIDGADLFIAQHLIDQIDECGYLTASLLDIATRLGVPLARVEAVLAVIQTLDPTGVGARDLAECLALQAKEADRYDPCMAALIANLDLLARGELGRLKRICGVDDEDMADMIRELRSYDPKPGCRYGGDPMQAVTPDIFVAQRGTGWAVELNSATLPRVLVNRAYYAEVSTGPQDKSSKAWLSDMLASANWLVKALDQRQRTIIKVAGEIVKQQEAFFRHGVSHLKPLTLRQIADAIEMHESTVSRVTSNKYLSCARGLFELKYFFTSAIQSSEGGDAVSAEAVKSAIRALIQAEDPKKILSDDTLVELLNAKGFDIARRTVAKYRESMGIGSSVQRRRQKALQGA, encoded by the coding sequence ATGAGCCTCGCCCCCCGCCTCGATCTGCGCCAGTCGCAATCGCTGGTGATGACGCCGCAGCTTCAGCAGGCGATCAAGCTGCTGGCGCTCTCAAATCTCGAAATCGAAACCTTCATCGCCGAGGAGCTGGAAAAGAATCCGCTGCTCGACGCGACCCGGAGCGACGATGAGCGCGGCGATATCGATACGCCCGAACCGACCGATCCGGTCGTCGAACGCGACGGCCCGGCGGATTCGAGCGAACTGATCGCGGCGGGCGACGCCACCGGCGAGGCCGCGCTGGATGTCGATCTGACCGCCGAGACGTTTCACCATGACAGCCCCTCCGATTCGGTCGGCGGTCTCGATGGCGGGCTGGGGATGAGTGGTACCGGCGCTGGCGGAGCGGAGGACGGGGCCGATTTCGACAGTTTTTCCGCGCCCGATCTCAACCTTGCCGATCATCTGACGGCCCAGATCGGCGCGGTTATCGACGGTGCCGATCTGTTCATCGCGCAGCATCTGATCGACCAGATCGACGAGTGCGGCTATCTCACCGCCTCGTTGCTCGACATCGCCACGCGGCTGGGCGTCCCGCTCGCGCGGGTGGAGGCGGTGCTGGCGGTGATTCAGACGCTCGATCCCACCGGCGTGGGCGCGCGCGACCTGGCCGAATGCCTGGCGCTTCAGGCGAAGGAGGCGGACCGCTACGATCCCTGCATGGCGGCGCTGATCGCCAATCTCGACCTGCTCGCGCGCGGCGAGCTCGGGCGGCTCAAGCGCATTTGCGGCGTCGACGACGAGGATATGGCGGACATGATCCGCGAGCTGCGCAGCTACGATCCCAAGCCCGGCTGTCGCTATGGCGGCGATCCGATGCAGGCGGTGACTCCGGACATCTTCGTCGCGCAGCGCGGAACCGGCTGGGCGGTCGAGCTGAACAGCGCGACGCTGCCCCGCGTCCTCGTCAACCGCGCATATTATGCCGAGGTGTCGACCGGGCCGCAGGACAAGTCGAGCAAGGCCTGGCTGTCCGACATGCTCGCCAGTGCCAATTGGCTGGTCAAGGCGCTCGACCAGCGCCAGCGCACGATCATCAAGGTGGCGGGCGAGATCGTGAAGCAGCAGGAGGCGTTCTTTCGCCACGGCGTCAGCCATTTGAAGCCACTCACGCTGCGCCAGATCGCCGATGCGATCGAGATGCACGAGTCCACCGTCAGCCGCGTGACGAGCAACAAATATCTCTCCTGCGCGCGCGGGCTGTTCGAGCTCAAATATTTCTTCACCTCGGCGATCCAGTCGTCCGAAGGCGGCGATGCGGTGTCGGCCGAAGCGGTGAAGAGCGCGATCCGCGCGCTGATCCAGGCGGAGGATCCGAAGAAGATCCTGTCCGACGACACGCTGGTCGAACTGCTCAACGCCAAGGGCTTCGACATCGCCCGGCGTACCGTCGCCAAATATCGCGAATCGATGGGGATCGGCAGCTCGGTCCAACGGCGCCGGCAAAAGGCGTTGCAGGGCGCCTGA
- the lptB gene encoding LPS export ABC transporter ATP-binding protein, whose protein sequence is MADVETLEPAAADLGNVPASGLAVVSIAKSYDKRVVLSDVSLSVGRGEVVGLLGPNGAGKTTCFYSVMGLVKPDAGRIMLDGQDITPLPMYRRAILGLGYLPQETSIFRGLTVAKNISAVLELAEPDKAARARRLEQLLEEFGLTRLRDAPAMALSGGERRRAEIARALAADPSIMLLDEPFAGIDPISIADIRDLVKELKTRNIGVLITDHNVRETLDIVDRASIIYDGRVLFAGSPADLVADANVRRLYLGEGFSL, encoded by the coding sequence ATGGCTGACGTCGAAACGCTGGAACCGGCCGCTGCGGATCTGGGCAATGTGCCTGCTTCGGGCCTGGCCGTGGTCTCGATTGCCAAATCCTATGACAAGCGTGTCGTGCTTTCGGACGTGTCGCTCTCGGTCGGGCGGGGCGAGGTGGTCGGGCTGCTGGGCCCCAATGGTGCTGGCAAGACGACCTGCTTCTATTCGGTGATGGGGTTGGTGAAGCCGGACGCCGGCCGGATCATGCTCGACGGGCAGGATATCACCCCACTGCCCATGTATCGCCGTGCGATCCTGGGCCTTGGCTATCTGCCGCAGGAGACGTCGATCTTTCGCGGGCTGACCGTCGCCAAGAATATTTCCGCCGTGCTCGAACTTGCCGAACCGGACAAGGCGGCGCGCGCGCGGCGGCTGGAGCAGCTGCTGGAGGAATTCGGGCTGACGCGGCTCCGCGATGCGCCCGCAATGGCGCTGTCGGGCGGCGAGCGGCGGCGCGCCGAGATCGCCCGTGCGCTGGCCGCCGATCCGTCGATCATGCTGCTCGACGAACCATTTGCGGGCATCGACCCGATCTCGATCGCGGATATCCGCGACCTGGTGAAGGAGCTGAAGACGCGCAATATCGGCGTGCTCATCACCGACCATAATGTCCGCGAGACGCTCGACATCGTCGATCGTGCCTCGATCATCTATGACGGCCGCGTGTTGTTCGCGGGTTCGCCCGCCGATCTGGTCGCCGACGCCAATGTCCGCCGCCTGTATCTGGGCGAAGGATTCTCGCTCTAG
- the ligA gene encoding protocatechuate 4,5-dioxygenase subunit alpha has protein sequence MPDLPYDLADLHDIPGTTIFTADSARRAYHLHRFCMSLMKEENRQRFRADEAGWLATFAMTAEQRDAVLARDYNRMIALGGNIYFLVKIASTDGISVAQAVSTMTDLDVADYTAMMIAGGRTPQGNRSIKGGW, from the coding sequence ATGCCCGACCTCCCCTACGATCTTGCCGATCTGCACGACATTCCGGGCACCACCATCTTCACCGCCGACAGCGCCCGGCGTGCCTATCACCTCCACCGGTTCTGCATGTCGCTGATGAAGGAGGAAAACCGCCAGCGCTTCCGCGCGGACGAAGCAGGCTGGCTCGCGACCTTTGCGATGACAGCAGAGCAGCGCGATGCGGTGCTGGCGCGCGATTACAACCGCATGATCGCGCTGGGCGGAAACATCTATTTCCTCGTCAAGATCGCCAGCACCGACGGCATCAGCGTCGCACAGGCGGTCAGCACCATGACCGACCTCGACGTCGCGGACTATACCGCGATGATGATCGCGGGCGGGCGCACACCGCAGGGCAATCGTTCGATCAAGGGAGGCTGGTAA
- a CDS encoding M28 family peptidase, with protein MFLRLLAPVAAACLTIAASDSPPWPQLYEDVRILAADDMEGRLVGTAGSAKARAYLLERMRAIGLEPVIATFEQPFAAEHDGATLNGVNLIGGIRGSGKSDRVLLIGAHYDHFGIRDGKVFNGADDNASGVAVLLSIAEAFAHERPAHDVIFALWDAEEQGLYGAKAFTAAPPIPLSRIALNLNLDMMSRSDRNELWLAGAHHYPFLRARFERLVAQATVTLKLGHDGPPWTGVDDWTDGSDHAVFHRKGIPFAYFGVEDYADYHQPGDDYAAIPKDFFARSAFTALQAARLFDRELDAIARDSGRTE; from the coding sequence ATGTTTCTCCGTCTCCTGGCGCCGGTCGCCGCCGCCTGCCTGACCATTGCCGCCAGCGATTCCCCACCCTGGCCGCAGTTGTATGAGGATGTCCGAATCCTCGCGGCCGACGATATGGAGGGGCGACTGGTCGGCACGGCAGGATCGGCAAAGGCGCGCGCCTATCTGCTCGAACGGATGCGGGCGATCGGCCTCGAACCTGTGATCGCGACCTTCGAACAGCCGTTCGCGGCCGAGCATGACGGCGCGACGCTGAACGGCGTCAATTTGATCGGCGGGATTCGCGGCTCGGGCAAGAGCGACCGGGTGCTGCTGATCGGCGCGCATTACGACCATTTCGGCATCCGCGACGGCAAGGTGTTCAACGGCGCCGACGACAATGCGTCGGGCGTCGCGGTGCTGCTGTCGATCGCCGAGGCGTTCGCGCACGAGCGGCCCGCGCATGACGTGATCTTCGCGCTATGGGATGCCGAGGAACAGGGGCTTTACGGCGCGAAGGCGTTCACCGCCGCCCCGCCGATCCCGCTCTCGCGCATCGCGCTGAACCTCAATCTCGACATGATGAGCCGCAGCGACCGGAACGAACTCTGGCTGGCCGGCGCACACCACTATCCGTTCCTGCGCGCGCGCTTCGAACGGCTCGTCGCGCAGGCGACGGTGACACTCAAGCTTGGGCATGACGGCCCACCGTGGACGGGCGTCGACGACTGGACCGACGGCTCGGACCATGCGGTCTTCCACCGTAAGGGCATCCCCTTCGCCTATTTCGGGGTCGAGGATTATGCCGATTATCACCAGCCGGGGGACGATTACGCGGCAATCCCGAAGGACTTCTTCGCCCGCTCCGCCTTTACCGCGCTGCAGGCGGCGCGGCTGTTCGACCGCGAACTGGACGCGATCGCGCGCGATTCGGGACGAACCGAGTAA